From Pan troglodytes isolate AG18354 chromosome 9, NHGRI_mPanTro3-v2.0_pri, whole genome shotgun sequence, the proteins below share one genomic window:
- the SC5D gene encoding lathosterol oxidase, with protein MDLVLSVADYYFFTPYMYPATWPEDDIFRQAISLLIVTNVGAYILYFFCATLSYYFVFDHALMKHPQFLKNQVRREIKFTVQALPWISILTVALFLLEIRGYSKLHDDLGEFPYGLFELVVSVISFLFFTDMFIYWIHRGLHHRLVYKRLHKPHHVWKIPTPFASHAFHPIDGFLQSLPYHIYPFIFPLHKVVYLSLYILVNIWTISIHDGDFRVPQILQPFINGSAHHTDHHMFFDYNYGQYFTLWDRIGGSFKNPSSFEGKGPLSYVKEMTEGKRSSHSGNGCKNEKLFNGEFTKTK; from the exons ATGGATCTTGTACTCAGTGTTGCAGATTACTATTTTTTTACACCATACATGTATCCAGCCACATGGCCAGAAGATGACATCTTCCGACAAGCTATTAGTCTTCTGATTGTAACAAATGTTGGTGCTTACATCCTTTATTTCTTCTGTGCAACACTGAGCTATTATTTTGTCTTCGATCATGCATTAATGAAACATCCACAATTTTTAAAG AATCAAGTCCGTCGAGAGATTAAGTTTACTGTCCAGGCATTGCCATGGATAAGTATTCTTACTGTTGCACTGTTCTTGCTGGAGATAAGAGGTTACAGCAAATTACATGATGACCTAGGAGAGTTTCCATATG GATTGTTTGAACTTGTCGTTAGTGTaatatctttcctctttttcactGACATGTTCATCTACTGGATTCACAGAGGCCTTCATCATAGACTGGTATATAAG CGCCTACATAAACCTCACCATGTTTGGAAGATTCCTACTCCATTTGCCAGTCATGCTTTTCACCCTATTGATGGCTTTCTTCAGAGTCTACCTTACCATATATACCCttttatctttccattacacAAGGTGGTTTATTTAAGTCTGTACATCTTGGTTAATATCTGGACAATTTCCATTCATGACGGTGATTTTCGTGTCCCCCAAATCTTACAGCCATTTATTAATGGCTCAGCTCATCATACAGACCACCATATGTTCTTTGACTATAATTATGGACAATATTTCACTTTGTGGGATAGGATTGGCGGCTCATTCAAAAATCCTTCGTCCTTTGAGGGGAAGGGACCGCTCAGTTATGTGAAGGAGATGACAGAGGGAAAGCGCAGCAGCCATTCAGGAAATGGCTGTAAGaatgaaaaattattcaatgGAGAGTTTACAAAGACTAAATAG